The following DNA comes from Candidatus Cetobacterium colombiensis.
TATCGCATTATTAACAACAGTTCCTGCAAGCATTATTATTCCAATCATAACCATCATATCAAATGGTGAGTTTGTAATTAGTAATCCACCATAAACTCCAATCATTGCCAATGGAACTGATGCAAGAATTATTCCAGGAAGTAAGAAGTTTTCAAACTGTGATGCAAGAATTGCATATATTAAGAATATTGAAATTCCTAATGCCATTCCCATTTGTACAATAGCTTCATTAAACATTTGAGATGTTCCTCCCCATGAAGATCCTACTCCTTTTGGAGGATTTGTAGCTTCAAAAGCATCTACTATTGCACTTTGAACTTTACTTAATCCTATTCCACCATCATTTGCTGAAACTGATGTATAGAATATCTTATCTGTTTTAGTAACCTCTGATGCTCCTTCAGCCATAACAACATCTGCAACATCTGATACTTTTACAAATTTACCATCTGCGCCTCTAACATTTAACTCCTCTAAAGTTGAAATCTTAGTTCTTGCATCTTTTGGTAATCTAATTAAAACATCTATTTCTTCTGTTCCTGTTTTTACAGATAATGTTTGTCCTGTTGCTCTATCTCCACCTAAGAATGAGTAACTTATTGTTCTTCCAATATCAAAAGGACTAATTCCATGTGCTTTTAATTTATCTCTATTAAGAACTACTCTTGCTTCTACATTTCCAGGTTCAATACTTGAAGTTATATCTTTTATTCCTGGATTTTGACTTATTTTTTCTTGTACTTGTTTTGCTATATTTTCAGCTACTTCTAAAGATGCTGATGAAATTCTAAATTCAACATCTCTTCCACCACTACCTGATTGATAATCATCTTTTAAGTTAAATTTAACTCCTGGTATTTTTGAAAGTTCAGGTCTTAATCCATCCATAACTTGGAATATAGAGACATCTCTATCTGTTTTAGGTCCAATATCTACGTTTACAATTCCAGTGTTCGCATTTGTCATAGAGATATATGTTTTTGTTAACGGATGTTTTTTTACTATTTCAACTGCTTGCTCAGTTATTTCTTCAGCTCTTTCAACAGAAAGACCTTTTTCCAACTCCAAAACTACTGAATATCTTCCGTAATCTTGTTTTGGAATAAATTCTGTTCTTGTTAACATTGGTCCTAGTATCATCATTACCATAAATGTAACGAAAGCTAAAGCTACTGTTTTCTTTCTATTCTTTATAGCCCATTCAATTAATTTTTCATAATTCTTTTTTACTCTTCCGAATATTTTACCCTCTTTTGTAATATCTGCATTAGCTTTTAAGAATCTACTTGCTACCATTGGCATTAAAGTTAATGATACTATTAAAGCGGCAACGTTAGAGAAAATAATTGATAAAGACATATCTCTAAATATCTCTCTTGCAATACCTGGAATAAATAATACTGGAATAAATACAACCATTGTTGTTAAAGCTGAGGCTAATATTGCAACAGCAACTTCTGAAGCACCATCTTCTGAAGCTTCCATTACTGGTTTCTTTAACTCTGTTATATGTCTATAGATATTATCAATAACAACAACCGAGTTATCCGTCAGCATTCCAACTCCAATTGAAAGTCCCATTAAAGAGATTACGTTTATAGTTACTCCTAATAATGATAAAAA
Coding sequences within:
- a CDS encoding efflux RND transporter permease subunit, coding for MSLAGIAIRRPVATIMVMVSMVFLGVVSMMSMKSELLPNMNIPMIIISTTWNGAVPEDVNSQITKKIEDSLSGVDGIKKITSTSSFEKSVVNIEFDYGVNIDLKRGDVQREIDAISGELPDDASKPVTQKKLAGSGNTAMMINVSGPDFLELTTFVNEFMTPRFERIGGVGSVDTSGASDKQIQIQFDTDKLASYNLTPNELYDLIKTSSINVPLGVIKTGGKDVVARFMGEFNYLDEFENMVLRSNGKTLRLKDVANVVLTTEDSKEIAKLNGKPSVMLTIEKSTDGNILSITDNAKTAIEEMKPYLPAGVEITTVMDYSENINSSISGVKGNAVTGLILATIVLLVFLKNIRATMLISLALPIAIIFTFAFLSLLGVTINVISLMGLSIGVGMLTDNSVVVIDNIYRHITELKKPVMEASEDGASEVAVAILASALTTMVVFIPVLFIPGIAREIFRDMSLSIIFSNVAALIVSLTLMPMVASRFLKANADITKEGKIFGRVKKNYEKLIEWAIKNRKKTVALAFVTFMVMMILGPMLTRTEFIPKQDYGRYSVVLELEKGLSVERAEEITEQAVEIVKKHPLTKTYISMTNANTGIVNVDIGPKTDRDVSIFQVMDGLRPELSKIPGVKFNLKDDYQSGSGGRDVEFRISSASLEVAENIAKQVQEKISQNPGIKDITSSIEPGNVEARVVLNRDKLKAHGISPFDIGRTISYSFLGGDRATGQTLSVKTGTEEIDVLIRLPKDARTKISTLEELNVRGADGKFVKVSDVADVVMAEGASEVTKTDKIFYTSVSANDGGIGLSKVQSAIVDAFEATNPPKGVGSSWGGTSQMFNEAIVQMGMALGISIFLIYAILASQFENFLLPGIILASVPLAMIGVYGGLLITNSPFDMMVMIGIIMLAGTVVNNAIVLIDFIKILRERGYELTDAVRESCKTRLRPILMTTMTTVCGMIPLALGFGEGAELYSGMSIAVIFGLSFSTLLTLVVIPVLYIIVEEFIEGMRKRFSKKNA